Genomic segment of Fusobacterium sp.:
ATACTACAAAATCAGGAAATTCTTTCAATACTGTTGTCATAAGTTTTCTAGTATGTCCCATTTCACTTACAGTATCTTTGAATCCTACTATGTTTTTATATTTTCGAAGAAGATTTAATGTTACTTCTGGAGTTAAATCATGTCCTGTTCTATCTGGGAAATTATATAAATAGATGTCTCCTTTTACAGCTCCTGCTACTTTATCATAGAAAAATTCTACACTTTCATCAGAAAGAGCAAAATAGTATGGACTTATTATCATTACAGCATCTGCTCCTGTTTCTAGCGCAAAATTTGAAAGTTCAACTGTATCTTCTACTGTCATACAGCTAGTTCCTATATATACCTTTATTCTTTTATTTACATATCCAACTACCAGTTTAATAAGTTCTTTTTTCTGTTCAGTAGTCATAGAGAAGAATTCTCCTGTACTTCCCATAATTACAAGTCCGTCTACTCCGCCTTTAATAAGATGATCCCATACATTTTTATTAGCCTGAACATCCAGATTTCCGTTTGCATCAAATGCTGTTACTACTGGAGTCAGAAAATTTGCTTTTTTCATAATTATTCTCCTTTTATATATTTTAAATAGTTTTATCCTATAATGTTGATAAGTTTTCCTATCTCTGGAATTTCACAAGTTACTATATCTCCCTTTTTCATAAATCCTTGAGGTTTCATTCCCATTCCTACTCCAGATGGTGTTCCAGTTATTATTATATCTCCAGGTTCAAGAGTTATTCCTTCTGATATTTCAGATATTATTTGAGGAATATCAGCTAAAAATAATTTTGTATTTGAAGACTGTCTTAATTCATTATTAACATAACTTTTTACACCTACTTCTACTGGAAATGGAAGAGCTGTTTTATGCAGTATACTTGGTCCCATAGATGAATAAGTGTCCAGACTTTTCCCCCTATACCATTGAAGATGAGATTGCTGCAACACTCTAGCAGATATATCATTGAATATTGAATATCCAAAAATATATTTTTCAACGTCTTCTCTGGCTATGTCTGTTCCTCTTTTTCCTATAATAACTGCCAATTCTACTTCATAATCTAGATGTGTATCCAAATCCATTCTGCTCTTTACAACATCTCCTGTACCTATTATTTCAGAAGCTCTTTTTGAAAAATATACAGTTTTTGTTGGTTCAGTAAAATCATCCTTAAAACTTTCTTTTGTTTCTTCTAAATGATCTTTATAATTCACTCCTACACATATAATATCGTGAATAGGCCTTTTAATTGGTGAGCATATTTTTACTCTTGAAGCATCATACTGAACACACTCAGAAATCTTTCCCCAAAAAGTTTTCTGAAGTTGTTCTATTTCCTCTTCAGTTATATTTTCTATAAGGTCAATCATTGAAGAAAATTCTCTGCCTAATACAGAAGATATTTCTATGAGCTTTGATTCATCCTTATTAAAAATACCTAATTTTTCATTTTTTTCATTCTTAAATCTTACAAACTTCATTCTATCACCTTCTGAAATCTAGACTTGTATAAAATCAGTAAGCAGAGAAAACAGTTTTTTCTCTGCTTAGTAAAACTTATCTTTATATCTTTATTTTACACATAGTTGCATAGTCTTGCAATAGCCATTTCTGTATATCCTAAAGTTTCTGCTTTAGTTTGTTTTCCATTGGCTACTTCTATTAATTCTTGTAAAAATTCCTCTCCTAGTTCTTTAAGTGTTTGTGGTCCATATATAACTGGGCTTGCATCTATATCTATATTATCTGACATATTTGCAAATGTTATTTTATTTCCAGTGATTTTGATTACTGGTGAAATAGGATTTCCTGTAGGAGTTCCTCTTCCTGTAGAGAATACAATAATTTGAGCCCCTCCTGCTACCATTCCTGCTACTGATGAAGGGTCATTTCCTGGAGTGTCCATTATTACAAGACCTTTTTCTTCTACTTGCTTTCCATAGTCGTATACTGCTGTAACTTCTGTATGTCCACCTTTATGAATACAACCTAAAGATTTCTCTTCAAGAGTAGTAATTCCACCAGCTATATTTCCTGGTGACGGATTTCCTTCTCTTACCTCTTCTCCAACTAATTGAAGAGCTTTTTCATATCTATGTACAATTTCATATATTCTCTCTTTTATTTCAGGAGTTTTAGCACGACTTGCAAGTATATGTTCTGCTCCTATGAATTCTGTAGTTTCAGAAAGAATTGATGTTGCTCCTAATGCTACTAAACGATCACTTAGTTCTCCAATAAGAACATTTGATGCAAGCCCACTTGTTGGGTCTGATCCTCCACACTCAGTTCCTACTATCAATTCAGATATTGGAAATTCTTCTCTTTGAAGTCTTGAAGCTTCTTGAGCCATTTTTCTTCCTGCACGAACAGCTCTTTCTATTGTTGTTATCGTTCCTCCATTTTCTTGAATAATAAATGTTTCCATTGGTTTATTAGTTCTTTCTCTTATAGCATCCACAACTAAATCCATTTGACAGTTTTCACATCCAAGAGATACAACAATTATTCCATATACATTAGGATTAGCTGCCATTCCAGCCATAACATCCATAGTAAGCTGCTGGTCTCCAGCTACTTGTGAACATCCATTTTGATTATTAAATGTTACTGCCCCTTCTATTTGAGAAGCTATTATTCTAGTAGTATCTGATGCACAAACACTTGCAG
This window contains:
- a CDS encoding dihydrodipicolinate synthase family protein, which produces MKKANFLTPVVTAFDANGNLDVQANKNVWDHLIKGGVDGLVIMGSTGEFFSMTTEQKKELIKLVVGYVNKRIKVYIGTSCMTVEDTVELSNFALETGADAVMIISPYYFALSDESVEFFYDKVAGAVKGDIYLYNFPDRTGHDLTPEVTLNLLRKYKNIVGFKDTVSEMGHTRKLMTTVLKEFPDFVV
- a CDS encoding fumarylacetoacetate hydrolase family protein; the protein is MKFVRFKNEKNEKLGIFNKDESKLIEISSVLGREFSSMIDLIENITEEEIEQLQKTFWGKISECVQYDASRVKICSPIKRPIHDIICVGVNYKDHLEETKESFKDDFTEPTKTVYFSKRASEIIGTGDVVKSRMDLDTHLDYEVELAVIIGKRGTDIAREDVEKYIFGYSIFNDISARVLQQSHLQWYRGKSLDTYSSMGPSILHKTALPFPVEVGVKSYVNNELRQSSNTKLFLADIPQIISEISEGITLEPGDIIITGTPSGVGMGMKPQGFMKKGDIVTCEIPEIGKLINIIG
- a CDS encoding UxaA family hydrolase; its protein translation is MNFLGYRRPDGRVGVRNKIFILPASVCASDTTRIIASQIEGAVTFNNQNGCSQVAGDQQLTMDVMAGMAANPNVYGIIVVSLGCENCQMDLVVDAIRERTNKPMETFIIQENGGTITTIERAVRAGRKMAQEASRLQREEFPISELIVGTECGGSDPTSGLASNVLIGELSDRLVALGATSILSETTEFIGAEHILASRAKTPEIKERIYEIVHRYEKALQLVGEEVREGNPSPGNIAGGITTLEEKSLGCIHKGGHTEVTAVYDYGKQVEEKGLVIMDTPGNDPSSVAGMVAGGAQIIVFSTGRGTPTGNPISPVIKITGNKITFANMSDNIDIDASPVIYGPQTLKELGEEFLQELIEVANGKQTKAETLGYTEMAIARLCNYV